In Tachypleus tridentatus isolate NWPU-2018 chromosome 7, ASM421037v1, whole genome shotgun sequence, a genomic segment contains:
- the LOC143257532 gene encoding uncharacterized protein LOC143257532, with product MDSCKLIICVSLTSIKGNNTQAVIHTILFNTDTALNKIKMKVFVALLLVVVVAYVSAHGPHHKMQEMLCESNDEIVKTALKDCWQKAGEFNDKFEQCKTSLGATSDEDLCTKWEDVNTCAHESQAHKKSGYGQVVSCINKAYSSWKSG from the exons ATGGACAGCTGTAAACTGATCATCTGTGTATCTTTGACGTCTATAAAAGGAAACAACACCCAAGCTGTTATTCATACCATACTATTCAATACAGACACAGCATTAAATAAGATcaaaatgaaagtttttgttgcattACTCCTGGTTGTTGTTGTAGCGTATGTTTCAGCTCATGGACCTCACCACAAAATGCAAGAAATGCTCTGTG aaagtaacgATGAAATTGTCAAAACTGCTTTGAAAGATTGTTGGCAGAAAGCTGGTGAG TTTAATGATAAATTCGAACAATGCAAAACTTCACTTGGCGCTACTTCAGATGAAGATCTGTGTACAAAATGGGAAGAC GTAAATACCTGTGCCCATGAAAGTCAA GCTCACAAGAAGAGCGGATATGGACAAGTAGTG